The Acetivibrio saccincola genome window below encodes:
- a CDS encoding fibronectin type III domain-containing protein, whose product MVKFSKRLALILVVFLAFQLVLPGNFFWQNAGGYSDERDAIVEKQLAEIISDNESKGELKEQEREAGLEELVEEKEGREQGVFPEEIEETEEGGFIEKNRVTEQGGFQEENEEKEQYELAEEKEGTEAVGFDVVNYDCDGNIVSVAKKGIYVSEEGFHEYEYVENLPPKIISEPVTFFEIDKRKGELQLLDLSNWKAINLGDGLKANWVVDATGTEVLQKDGASVTLNWNESYDNIKVSGYSIYRDGKIIATVDASSQTYTDIVEPGAYRYFVTAFDPSGNESGSSNEVIFDCEKPSRPGNVVRTNATVSTITISWEPSYDLTGVKGYKVYRDGEMIGVAEEEYFTDSGLEPDTVYTYAVKAFDGYENESEISGKLTAATKADTEPPTVPENLRILLQTGTSIIFNWSESEDNFKVAGYEIYRNGEHVGNSNVPSYTDAGVSAGTTYTYTVRAFDGAGNYSNFSSELIGIPMMPKIVGTEPLDEETIGGLSEKVYVYFLDSGNMTGSSALFEYSRDGITWSKFDSEVHGPNRKDPVTLYFYSNWDLESLKSGDYMVRCTVYDADGNSDERIVSYRVDRTPPEKVKNLNAISDSSSVVLTWDASEIDIPEDDIAPVVLGISPVDGTTFGKNAKITGLFASPYTTNIILMWNDVYDDDFAYFSVEQKDSLDGEYKKAGTIDNRLRMNTVDFMKEEKLKKLMEVTAVGNGWVRLNDESTNLPQNYKDSFEYGTEIKLTAIPDRDSEFAYWEDISNGRMISTNPVYRTIITSGENIKAVFYKKATEETEVFTVVFKDRGGRILKSTNVAKNQPAIPPKDPVMTGYQFVGWDRDFSSVTSNMVISPVFKRLPDKYIVTVEGGRLITGETKGEYKFDMPVKVVANEEEEGMKFSHWTMDGRKVSLEPEYVFFMPKKDIVLTAVFVEDAEIIDTAPFITLSEDVIVNKDDKTMIFVANRSVGEGYTLIESGVILLKAGADYEGEITLGTENILRGRIHNDSTDQFYVRKINVADGDIWYGRAYLIYEDGDGNIFTVYSENTAKGIMK is encoded by the coding sequence GTGGTTAAGTTTAGTAAGCGTTTAGCATTGATTTTAGTAGTATTTCTGGCGTTCCAGTTAGTGTTGCCAGGTAATTTTTTTTGGCAAAATGCTGGAGGTTATTCTGATGAAAGAGATGCTATTGTTGAAAAACAATTAGCAGAGATTATTTCTGACAATGAAAGTAAAGGAGAATTAAAGGAACAAGAAAGGGAAGCAGGACTGGAAGAGTTGGTAGAAGAAAAAGAAGGAAGAGAACAAGGAGTTTTTCCGGAAGAAATAGAGGAGACAGAAGAAGGCGGTTTTATAGAAAAAAACAGAGTGACAGAGCAAGGAGGTTTTCAGGAAGAAAATGAGGAGAAAGAACAATATGAATTAGCAGAAGAAAAAGAGGGCACTGAGGCAGTCGGATTTGATGTGGTTAACTATGATTGTGACGGAAATATAGTTAGCGTGGCCAAAAAAGGGATTTACGTATCCGAAGAAGGCTTTCATGAATATGAATATGTTGAAAACCTGCCGCCTAAAATAATCAGTGAGCCTGTTACTTTTTTTGAAATTGATAAAAGGAAAGGAGAGCTGCAGCTTCTTGATTTGTCAAACTGGAAAGCAATTAACTTAGGCGATGGTCTAAAGGCAAATTGGGTTGTGGATGCTACGGGAACAGAGGTTTTACAAAAGGATGGGGCATCAGTTACATTAAATTGGAATGAATCTTATGACAATATAAAAGTAAGTGGATATAGCATTTACAGAGACGGTAAAATTATTGCTACTGTAGATGCGTCTTCACAAACTTATACTGACATTGTTGAACCGGGTGCATACAGATATTTCGTAACGGCTTTTGACCCTTCCGGAAATGAATCAGGAAGCAGCAATGAAGTAATTTTTGACTGTGAAAAGCCTTCAAGACCCGGAAATGTTGTTAGAACTAATGCTACAGTTTCAACAATTACAATATCCTGGGAACCTTCTTATGACCTTACAGGAGTTAAAGGTTATAAAGTTTACAGGGACGGTGAAATGATAGGTGTTGCAGAGGAAGAATATTTCACCGACAGCGGGTTAGAGCCGGACACTGTATATACTTATGCTGTAAAAGCATTTGACGGCTATGAAAATGAGTCAGAAATTAGCGGGAAATTAACGGCAGCAACAAAAGCGGATACAGAGCCCCCAACCGTTCCGGAAAACTTACGAATTCTACTTCAGACGGGAACATCAATAATTTTTAACTGGAGTGAATCGGAAGATAATTTTAAGGTGGCAGGATATGAAATTTATAGAAATGGTGAGCATGTTGGAAATTCTAATGTTCCAAGCTATACAGATGCAGGTGTTTCTGCAGGTACTACATATACCTATACTGTAAGGGCATTTGACGGGGCAGGTAATTATTCAAATTTCAGCAGTGAACTCATTGGTATTCCTATGATGCCAAAGATTGTAGGTACTGAGCCTTTAGATGAAGAGACGATAGGAGGATTGTCAGAGAAAGTATATGTGTACTTTTTAGACAGTGGTAATATGACAGGATCCAGTGCTTTATTTGAATATTCTAGAGACGGAATCACATGGTCAAAATTTGATAGTGAAGTTCACGGCCCAAATAGAAAGGACCCTGTAACCCTTTATTTTTACAGCAATTGGGATTTGGAGTCTTTAAAGAGCGGGGATTATATGGTAAGGTGCACAGTTTATGATGCAGACGGGAACAGTGACGAAAGAATTGTTTCATACAGAGTGGACCGTACACCCCCTGAAAAGGTTAAAAACCTAAATGCCATATCAGACTCGTCTTCAGTAGTACTTACATGGGATGCTTCTGAGATTGATATTCCTGAAGATGATATTGCTCCTGTTGTTTTGGGAATATCACCTGTTGATGGGACTACCTTTGGCAAGAATGCAAAAATAACAGGTTTATTTGCATCCCCTTACACCACTAATATTATACTCATGTGGAATGATGTGTATGATGATGATTTTGCATACTTTTCGGTGGAACAAAAAGATTCTTTAGATGGTGAGTATAAAAAAGCCGGAACTATAGATAACAGGCTTAGAATGAATACAGTAGACTTTATGAAAGAGGAAAAACTAAAGAAACTCATGGAAGTTACCGCTGTTGGGAATGGATGGGTAAGGCTTAATGATGAAAGTACAAATCTTCCTCAAAATTATAAGGACAGCTTTGAATATGGTACGGAAATAAAACTGACTGCCATACCTGATAGAGATTCAGAGTTTGCATATTGGGAAGATATCAGTAATGGAAGAATGATTTCCACAAATCCTGTTTACAGAACTATAATTACATCGGGAGAAAATATAAAAGCTGTCTTCTATAAAAAGGCAACTGAAGAAACTGAGGTATTTACCGTTGTATTTAAGGACAGGGGCGGCAGGATATTAAAATCCACCAATGTAGCTAAAAATCAACCAGCCATACCGCCAAAAGACCCGGTTATGACAGGATACCAGTTTGTAGGATGGGATAGGGACTTTAGCAGTGTAACTTCAAATATGGTGATTTCCCCTGTATTTAAGAGACTGCCGGATAAGTACATTGTGACAGTTGAAGGAGGAAGGTTAATTACAGGAGAAACAAAGGGAGAATATAAATTTGACATGCCTGTTAAAGTGGTGGCAAATGAAGAGGAAGAAGGAATGAAGTTTAGCCACTGGACTATGGATGGCAGGAAGGTAAGTTTAGAACCTGAATATGTCTTCTTCATGCCAAAAAAAGATATAGTATTAACAGCTGTTTTTGTAGAGGATGCAGAAATTATTGATACAGCACCTTTTATAACATTGTCGGAAGACGTGATTGTAAATAAAGATGACAAAACAATGATTTTTGTAGCAAACAGAAGCGTTGGAGAAGGATATACATTGATAGAAAGCGGGGTTATACTTCTAAAGGCCGGTGCTGATTATGAAGGTGAAATAACTCTGGGGACTGAAAATATTTTAAGGGGTAGGATTCACAATGATTCTACAGACCAGTTCTATGTCCGCAAAATAAATGTGGCAGACGGGGATATATGGTACGGAAGGGCTTATTTGATTTATGAAGACGGGGATGGAAATATATTTACCGTCTACAGTGAAAACACTGCAAAGGGTATTATGAAATAA